The stretch of DNA CATCATTTCAAAGGGAAAAAGCGAAACAAACATTGTGCAACTTTCTGAACGATCGTATTTTGATTTATTACGAATAAAATTAAACTGGGGACTCAACTACAAAAACCGGAGTGACAACAGCAGTGATACGAGAACTCCGAGTTAAAAATCTGGCCCTTATCGAGGATCTTGCCGTAGAGTTTGATGACGGTTTTTCTGTTTTTACCGGCGAGACCGGCGCAGGAAAATCGATTCTTATCGGGGCGATCGGCCTGCTCCTCGGTGACCGTGCATCAACCGAATCGGTGCGATCGGGCGCGGATGATGCCGAAATATGCGGTGTTTTCGATCTTCCGAAAAGCAGCGACGCTCTCAGAGAGTTGCTGGAAGAAAACACCATCGAAATATCCAATCAGGAATTGATCATCCGCCGCAAAATAACCCGGCACGGAAAAAACCGGATCTATCTCAACCAGGTGCCCATTCCCCTGACTCTGCTTGGCAAGGTCGGCGAGCTTCTTATCGATTTCCACAGCCAGCATGAGCATCAATCGCTTCTGCTTCCTGAAACCGCGCCGGCAATTATCGATTCCCTTTCGGGAGTTGCGCCTGCAAAAGAAGAATACGAGAGTGCCTATGCCGAGTATTTTTCGGTACAGTCGGCTCTGGAAAAACACGACCGGAAAGCCACAGCACTCAAAGAGCGCCGTGATATCCTCGAGTACCAGTTCAAAGAAATAAGCAATCTTAACCTTAAAGCCGATGAAGAAGTTGAGCTGGAGGCCGAACTGAAACTAATCACCTCATCGACCGAACGCCTGCAGCTTGCCGCCGATATCCTTGAATTGACAGGTGGGGGTTCGAATGCTCTCAGCAAGGCGGTTGTCGCAATCAGAAAAAAACTCGAGAACCTGTCACGGTTTGACCAATCGGCTGTCCAGTGGATCGCCGATATTGAAAACACCCAGACGCTATTTTCCGAACTGGAAACCTACTGCGAATCCTACGGGGAGTCCTTCGAGTCGGCGGCCGATCCGGCGCGGATCGAGTTTATCAACGATCGCATCGCCCGGATTCAACGGCTTAAAAAGAAATACGGTTGTTCATCATTAGAACTGCTCGAACGGGCAAAACAGCTGAAAGCTGATCTCGACTCCCTCGAAAACTGCGAGGCCGACAGGAAACTCCTGGAAAAGCAGGTAGATGAAGCTCATAAAAAGGCCTTTGACAAGGGAAACAACCTTCATCGTGCCCGCCAGAAAGCAGCCCGGGAGTTCGATAAAAAAATATCGGCCCAGATGAACAAACTCGGCTTCAAAGACGGCGAATGGCAAACAGCGCTGAAACGGCATTCTACCCTGACCCCGCTGGGGCTGGAAGACATCTCCTTTCTGGTTAAAACCAATCCCGGCGAACCGGCGCTTCCTCTCGTTAAAATCGCCTCCGGTGGAGAAATTTCCCGGCTCATGCTGGCAATCAAGTCGGTGCTGGCCGAAAAAGACCGGGTTTCTACCCTCATATTCGATGAAATCGATGCCGGTATCGGAGGAGTACTTGCCAAAGAGGTGGCCCGCGCGTTGAGAGAACTGAGTGGAACCCATCAGGTGATATGCATCTCTCATCTCCATCAGATAGCGTCAGTGGCCGATCATCATTTTCATGTCTATAAAGAAATCGAAAACAAACGGACCCGTACCCGGATCAAACGCCTCGAGGGCGCCCAGAAAGTGGATGAAATCGCCCGGATGTTCGGTGATGATTCGGAAATATCACGGAAACATGCACAGGAGCTTCTTAAAAAGAAATAATGATTTATAACCGCTACGGAAAAACAAACCTTACTATCTCGGCTCTCACCTTGGGTACCATGCGTATCCCCTTCAAAGGAGAATCGTTATCGCCCCGGGAACGGGAAAGTAAAGAAGCCAATGCAATCGCTACACTGCAAAAAGCGGCAGACCTGGGAATCAATCATCTCGACACCGCCAAAGGATACGGTAACAGCGAAAAGCTGATCGGCCTTGGCCTGAAAGAAG from Chitinivibrionales bacterium encodes:
- the recN gene encoding DNA repair protein RecN, coding for MTTAVIRELRVKNLALIEDLAVEFDDGFSVFTGETGAGKSILIGAIGLLLGDRASTESVRSGADDAEICGVFDLPKSSDALRELLEENTIEISNQELIIRRKITRHGKNRIYLNQVPIPLTLLGKVGELLIDFHSQHEHQSLLLPETAPAIIDSLSGVAPAKEEYESAYAEYFSVQSALEKHDRKATALKERRDILEYQFKEISNLNLKADEEVELEAELKLITSSTERLQLAADILELTGGGSNALSKAVVAIRKKLENLSRFDQSAVQWIADIENTQTLFSELETYCESYGESFESAADPARIEFINDRIARIQRLKKKYGCSSLELLERAKQLKADLDSLENCEADRKLLEKQVDEAHKKAFDKGNNLHRARQKAAREFDKKISAQMNKLGFKDGEWQTALKRHSTLTPLGLEDISFLVKTNPGEPALPLVKIASGGEISRLMLAIKSVLAEKDRVSTLIFDEIDAGIGGVLAKEVARALRELSGTHQVICISHLHQIASVADHHFHVYKEIENKRTRTRIKRLEGAQKVDEIARMFGDDSEISRKHAQELLKKK